From the Solibacillus sp. FSL R5-0449 genome, one window contains:
- a CDS encoding GIY-YIG nuclease family protein, translating into MTFGKTIKMFLIDGDPSGRLTCELSNWTGLAYRIPRTEVKKCGDRPNLNSTGVYMLFGRNEDDKEAVYIGEAEEVYTRLQSHLREKDFWNEVIVFISKDENLNKAHIKYIENKLYEKAKAANRYDLLNCNIPPMPSISEADRAEMDEFISNLVMMVNTLGHKLFEEIKDNLDSINSEVWYINAARGAKAKGIQTQEGFVVLKGSKIANSTVDSFSDRLTAKREDLINSLKVQVIDGEYEVMADLLFSSPSLAAAIVMGRSANGMTEWKDRKGRTLKDLS; encoded by the coding sequence ATGACTTTCGGAAAAACAATTAAGATGTTTCTAATCGATGGAGATCCAAGCGGTAGACTAACATGTGAATTGTCTAACTGGACAGGATTAGCATATAGAATTCCTAGAACTGAAGTGAAAAAATGCGGTGATCGTCCTAATTTAAATTCTACGGGTGTCTATATGTTATTCGGCAGAAATGAAGATGATAAAGAAGCTGTATATATTGGGGAAGCAGAGGAAGTATATACTCGGTTACAAAGTCATTTGCGTGAAAAGGATTTTTGGAATGAAGTTATTGTGTTTATTAGTAAGGATGAGAACTTAAATAAAGCTCATATAAAGTATATTGAAAACAAATTATATGAAAAAGCTAAAGCTGCAAACCGTTATGACCTATTGAACTGCAACATCCCACCGATGCCTTCTATATCAGAAGCAGATCGTGCAGAAATGGATGAATTTATTAGTAACCTTGTAATGATGGTAAATACCTTAGGTCATAAGTTATTTGAAGAGATTAAAGATAACTTGGATTCAATTAATAGTGAGGTTTGGTATATAAATGCAGCTCGGGGTGCAAAAGCGAAAGGAATTCAAACACAAGAAGGGTTTGTAGTTCTAAAAGGTTCAAAAATTGCCAATAGCACTGTAGACTCTTTTTCTGATCGATTAACTGCAAAACGGGAAGATTTAATAAATTCATTGAAAGTTCAAGTAATAGATGGAGAGTATGAGGTAATGGCAGATTTGTTATTTTCTAGTCCATCATTAGCAGCTGCAATTGTAATGGGGAGAAGTGCGAATGGGATGACGGAGTGGAAGGATAGAAAAGGTAGAACACTAAAAGATTTATCATAA
- a CDS encoding DNA/RNA helicase domain-containing protein gives MNYGWKGSIRDFLQLPLNDFIQTLTSYVYSSLTSQQWHDEQEKIQSQQRAWKDCFEKLQGIFKNYNDLDGWFIFEYSILRGSGRRPDVLLLLPGHVLVIECKSYNTVNAAEFLQTSLYVRDIEHYHSTVLQHALKVTGVLWLTNGDNPALFARQEYQIYEASIHSFPKLINGLLKHGNGNTITAEEFLAGTYEPSPSMLEAARAILNNEDLPRIKAVDSSNFDDVYNTIQSVIEEARQTNSHHLILVSGEPGAGKTFLGLKIAHATQNSVYLSGNGPLVEVLQDTLNNKTFVQSLYGYKRDYLQHGKTPQEQIIIFDEAQRAWDAQKMNSHLSEPDVIIQIAKANKPWSVVIGLIGDGQEIHLGEESGLSLWNTAIQNQGITVHAKHENRLFSNAERYEQHEHLHLNCSLRSHAALQYYSFVNTMLDGDIQSAINYKQPLVQQRYPVLITDNLEKAKTNIQGLYNGDQKTFGVICSSGADKLKAIPVVPFGERNILPKPATAYFNYSTSPYYCKNLRYAATEFQTQGLELDCAIVHWDEDLCWNGSNWDCFYTKKDAKNPEQMKLNAYRVLLTRGRDATIIYVPPKQKLAKTWTLLTETLQFPIL, from the coding sequence TTGAACTATGGCTGGAAAGGATCAATCCGAGATTTTCTACAACTTCCATTGAACGACTTCATTCAAACATTAACGTCTTATGTATATAGTTCGCTCACTTCACAACAATGGCACGATGAACAAGAAAAAATTCAATCACAGCAAAGAGCATGGAAAGACTGCTTCGAAAAGCTGCAAGGAATTTTCAAAAACTACAACGATCTTGATGGCTGGTTTATTTTTGAGTACTCAATATTGCGTGGTAGCGGTCGTCGTCCAGATGTACTTTTATTACTTCCTGGCCACGTTCTTGTTATTGAGTGTAAAAGCTATAACACAGTTAATGCTGCGGAATTTTTACAAACTTCTCTTTATGTACGTGATATCGAGCACTATCATTCAACTGTTTTACAACATGCATTGAAAGTGACCGGCGTTTTATGGCTAACAAATGGAGATAATCCGGCACTTTTCGCCCGACAAGAATATCAAATCTATGAAGCTTCCATACATAGCTTCCCGAAACTCATTAATGGACTACTAAAGCACGGCAATGGAAATACCATAACAGCTGAAGAATTTTTAGCTGGAACGTACGAACCGTCTCCGTCTATGTTAGAAGCTGCGCGTGCTATTTTAAACAATGAAGATTTGCCGCGCATCAAAGCTGTTGATAGCAGTAATTTTGATGATGTCTATAACACCATTCAATCTGTTATTGAAGAAGCGCGGCAAACAAATTCACACCATCTCATATTAGTTTCAGGTGAGCCTGGCGCAGGTAAAACCTTTTTAGGACTAAAAATCGCACACGCTACTCAAAATTCAGTTTATTTATCAGGAAATGGCCCATTAGTCGAGGTCTTACAAGACACCCTCAACAATAAAACGTTTGTTCAATCGCTATACGGGTATAAGCGTGATTATTTACAGCATGGTAAAACACCTCAAGAACAAATTATTATTTTCGATGAAGCTCAACGTGCCTGGGATGCACAAAAAATGAATAGCCATTTAAGCGAGCCAGATGTCATTATTCAAATTGCGAAAGCGAACAAACCTTGGAGTGTTGTGATTGGGTTAATTGGTGATGGTCAAGAAATCCATTTAGGAGAAGAAAGTGGATTAAGTTTGTGGAATACGGCGATTCAAAATCAAGGAATTACCGTTCATGCTAAACATGAAAACCGTTTATTCAGTAATGCTGAACGTTATGAACAACATGAACATCTTCATTTAAACTGTTCATTACGTTCACATGCCGCGCTCCAATATTATTCATTCGTAAACACTATGCTTGATGGCGATATTCAGTCTGCCATTAACTATAAACAACCTTTGGTACAGCAGCGTTATCCTGTTTTAATTACGGATAATTTAGAAAAAGCGAAAACTAATATACAAGGTCTTTATAATGGTGATCAGAAAACTTTCGGGGTCATTTGTTCATCCGGTGCTGATAAATTGAAAGCTATACCGGTTGTTCCTTTTGGTGAACGAAATATTTTACCTAAACCAGCAACAGCTTATTTTAACTATTCAACGAGTCCGTACTACTGCAAAAACTTACGTTACGCAGCTACTGAGTTCCAAACACAGGGGTTAGAGCTAGATTGTGCTATCGTACATTGGGATGAAGACCTTTGCTGGAATGGTTCAAACTGGGATTGCTTCTACACAAAAAAAGATGCAAAAAATCCAGAACAAATGAAATTGAATGCATACCGTGTTTTATTAACGCGCGGCCGGGATGCAACGATTATTTATGTCCCTCCAAAGCAAAAATTAGCTAAAACTTGGACATTGCTAACCGAAACATTACAATTTCCGATTCTATAA
- a CDS encoding HNH endonuclease: protein MTMTRQLVINEVVNNQQLCEVFLCAPQGGMRKSNRTNTLTLISDKTKLYDDKVVGDIYHYTGMGQTGDQKMSGQNLTLAESDINGVEVHFFEVMKPREYTYRGQVELAGEPYQGQQKDQDGRKRLVWIFPLRLKDSKAKFTKLPSARNDKQELEEEFNEIQQFENLPILQTEKERLIKGRIGQGKFKKLLIDRECKCALCGVTDPRVLIGSHIKPWSTSTNEERLDVNNGLLLCPNHDALFDKHLISFDLQGKIVISKTLDETARMFLNIHDGLRVKLNENQLGYMKEHYQKLK, encoded by the coding sequence ATGACAATGACACGTCAGTTAGTAATCAATGAAGTTGTAAATAATCAGCAACTTTGTGAAGTGTTTTTATGTGCGCCACAGGGGGGAATGCGTAAATCAAATCGTACGAATACGTTAACGCTTATTTCGGATAAGACAAAGCTTTATGATGATAAGGTTGTGGGGGATATTTATCACTACACGGGTATGGGGCAGACTGGTGATCAGAAAATGAGCGGGCAAAATTTAACATTAGCTGAGTCAGACATTAATGGGGTGGAAGTTCATTTTTTTGAGGTGATGAAGCCAAGAGAATATACATATCGAGGACAGGTAGAGCTAGCGGGCGAGCCTTATCAGGGGCAGCAAAAGGATCAAGATGGAAGGAAGCGTCTTGTATGGATTTTCCCACTGCGCTTAAAGGATAGTAAAGCAAAGTTTACAAAATTACCATCTGCAAGGAATGATAAGCAAGAACTAGAAGAAGAATTTAATGAAATTCAGCAATTTGAAAATCTACCAATCCTGCAAACTGAAAAAGAACGCCTAATTAAAGGCCGTATTGGTCAAGGGAAATTTAAAAAATTACTTATAGATCGTGAATGTAAATGTGCACTGTGTGGTGTAACCGATCCACGAGTTTTGATAGGTAGCCATATTAAACCATGGAGCACTTCTACAAATGAGGAACGTCTTGATGTGAATAATGGATTATTACTTTGTCCAAACCATGATGCATTGTTTGATAAACATTTAATTTCATTTGATTTACAAGGAAAGATTGTGATATCTAAAACATTAGATGAAACAGCTCGGATGTTTTTGAATATTCATGATGGGTTGCGAGTAAAGCTAAATGAAAATCAATTAGGTTATATGAAGGAGCATTACCAAAAATTAAAATAA
- a CDS encoding reverse transcriptase domain-containing protein, translated as MNGSNGPRGLHDLSSSSEINWSKYKKKKYLHFDKRVDITNNEHMQAKIQDPTWIASYAFLPSIHFLIEFKKYVTVKTPDGKKVKEKANKVREIYYAAHKDSHIYKYYGDLLNNAYNDFASENGIDEIAVAYRNNKHGKNNIDFAYEVFDFLLQQEQAIVIALDFTSFFDNIDHKSLKQKIKRVLNIEELPKDWYKIYKNITRYSYVEKEDIEEFLLDKYGKKKLKKIQSRLPQIMEPAEFRQFKQGKIKVNEKSYGIPQGSGMSAVCSNVHLIDFDKEVLEWTKNKHRDALYRRYCDDLIIVIPTANATVELLEELKNELMNRIDRYKADGLIIQNKKTELRLYKDQIIFNENMEISALDYLGFVVYKNVIKLREKSLFKYYSRAYKKVKTSNRVAYATKRPGPKRKLYDLYTHLGHKYMGYGNFYTYAKNAHNMMGKLPCKSNIKKQTKRHWRKIHKRLDE; from the coding sequence ATGAATGGAAGTAATGGACCACGAGGATTACATGACCTCTCTAGCTCTTCTGAAATTAATTGGTCAAAATATAAGAAAAAGAAATACCTACATTTTGATAAACGTGTAGATATTACAAATAATGAGCATATGCAAGCTAAAATCCAAGATCCGACTTGGATTGCTTCATATGCTTTTTTGCCGTCTATTCATTTTCTAATCGAATTTAAAAAATACGTAACGGTTAAAACACCAGATGGGAAAAAAGTTAAAGAAAAAGCGAATAAAGTACGTGAAATTTATTATGCTGCTCACAAAGATAGTCACATTTACAAATATTACGGAGACTTATTGAACAATGCGTATAACGATTTTGCATCTGAAAATGGCATTGATGAAATAGCCGTTGCTTATCGAAATAATAAGCATGGTAAAAATAATATTGATTTCGCTTATGAGGTATTTGATTTTCTTTTGCAGCAAGAACAAGCAATAGTTATAGCTTTAGACTTTACCAGCTTTTTTGATAATATCGACCATAAATCACTCAAGCAAAAAATTAAGCGAGTATTAAATATAGAAGAATTGCCGAAAGATTGGTACAAAATTTATAAAAATATCACTCGTTATTCATATGTAGAGAAAGAGGATATTGAAGAATTTTTACTTGATAAGTACGGTAAAAAGAAATTGAAAAAAATCCAATCTCGATTACCTCAAATTATGGAACCGGCTGAATTTAGGCAATTTAAACAAGGAAAAATTAAAGTGAATGAGAAATCGTATGGTATACCTCAAGGATCTGGAATGAGTGCAGTTTGTTCAAATGTACATTTAATTGATTTTGATAAAGAGGTACTAGAATGGACAAAAAATAAACATCGAGATGCTTTATATAGAAGATATTGTGATGATCTTATTATTGTCATTCCAACAGCTAACGCTACTGTAGAGTTATTAGAGGAATTAAAGAATGAATTAATGAACCGGATTGATCGTTATAAAGCAGATGGCCTAATTATTCAGAATAAGAAGACGGAATTACGCTTGTATAAAGATCAAATAATTTTTAATGAAAACATGGAGATTAGCGCACTAGATTATTTAGGGTTTGTTGTATATAAAAATGTAATTAAATTACGAGAAAAAAGTTTATTTAAATACTATTCTCGTGCATATAAAAAGGTGAAGACAAGTAATCGAGTAGCTTATGCTACAAAACGTCCTGGACCTAAAAGAAAACTTTATGATTTATATACGCACTTAGGTCATAAATATATGGGCTATGGAAATTTTTACACATATGCAAAAAACGCACATAACATGATGGGTAAGTTGCCTTGTAAATCTAATATAAAAAAGCAGACTAAGCGGCATTGGCGGAAGATACATAAGAGACTAGATGAGTAA